One Aegilops tauschii subsp. strangulata cultivar AL8/78 chromosome 7, Aet v6.0, whole genome shotgun sequence genomic window carries:
- the LOC109783553 gene encoding ethylene-responsive transcription factor RAP2-13-like — protein sequence MSMRRLGASDFRGVRERRSGAFSSKIWFGEKRLSPGTFDTAEEAARAYDAAAWRLRRPRREMNFPDVSTSQQAQDLAPLPRLFTDEDRRDNLRRQRRLAIAEMNEEALAMWRERFPQDIVNER from the coding sequence ATGTCGATGCGCCGCCTGGGCGCTTCGGATTTTCGCGGAGTCCGCGAGCGccgctccggcgccttctcctccaaaatctggtttgGCGAAAAACGCCTCAGTCCTGGCACCTTCGACACCGCAGAGGAGGcggcccgcgcgtacgacgcggcggcgtggcgcctccgaCGGCCTCGTCGGGAGATGAATTTTCCTGACGTGTCGACGAGCCAGCAGGCGCAGGATCTCGCGCCTCTCCCGCGGCTtttcaccgacgaggatcgtcgtgaCAACCTGAGGCGGCAGCGTCGCCTCGCCATCGCAGAGATGAACGAGGAAGCCTTGGCGATGTGGCGCgaacgcttcccgcaggacatcgtCAACGAGCGCTAG
- the LOC109783546 gene encoding stem 28 kDa glycoprotein-like, with translation MAMAKVPILVAVALMAAVASCSAREPNICMPLAEVAATAADDAVAPLIHALRPLLGSGGQLGSHGGVPCDSWRLGVEAYNVRDWKMVPANCEGYVGHYMLGSHYRRDSKVVIDQAIAYLDSLRLAGNGKEVWVFDIDETMLSNLPYYATHGFGARPYNATSYNAYVLEGSAPALPETKRLYNKLLTVGIKPVFLTGRTEDQRAITVANLRRQGISGWMNLLLKQPGFKGSAVIYKSGERQKLQDAGYVIVGNIGDQWSDILGAPEGARTFKLPDPMYYIG, from the exons ATGGCGATGGCAAAGGTGCCCATCCTCGTTGCCGTGGCTCTCATGGCCGCGGTGGCCTCCTGCAGTGCAAGGGAGCCCAACATCTGTATGCCGCTGGCGGAGGTTGCGGCGACTGCTGCTGATGACGCCGTGGCGCCACTCATCCACGCGTTGCGGCCGCTTCTGGGCTCCGGCGGGCAGCTCGGGAGCCACGGCGGCGTGCCGTGCGACAGCTGGCGGCTGGGCGTGGAGGCGTACAACGTGCGGGACTGGAAGATGGTCCCCGCCAACTGCGAGGGATACGTGGGCCACTACATGCTCGGCAGCCACTACCGCCGCGACTCCAAGGTCGTCATCGACCAGGCCATCGCCTACCTTGACAGCCTCAGGCTCGCCGGCAATGGCAAGGAGGTGTGGGTCTTCGACATCGACGAAACCATGCTCTCCAATCTACCTTACTACGCCACGCACGGCTTCGG GGCTAGGCCGTACAATGCGACGAGCTACAACGCGTACGTGCTGGAGGGGAGCGCGCCTGCGCTACCAGAGACAAAGCGGCTGTACAACAAGCTGCTCACAGTGGGCATCAAGCCGGTGTTCCTAACGGGCCGGACCGAGGACCAGAGGGCCATCACAGTTGCCAACCTCCGCCGCCAAGGCATCTCCGGATGGATGAACCTGCTGCTCAAGCAACCAGGGTTCAAGGGCTCCGCAGTGATCTACAAATCCGGCGAGAGGCAAAAGCTGCAGGACGCTGGGTATGTCATCGTGGGAAACATCGGCGACCAGTGGAGCGACATCCTCGGCGCACCCGAGGGTGCTCGCACTTTCAAGCTGCCCGACCCCATGTACTACATCGGCTAG
- the LOC109783550 gene encoding acid phosphatase 1, translating to MAMARVPILVAVALVAAAASCSAWEPTIRMATAVDDAVAPLIHALRPLLGSSGELGSRGGVPCDSWRLGVEAYNVRDWKTVPANCEGYVGHYMLGSHFRRDSKVVIDQAIAYVDSLKLAGNGKEVWVFDIDETTLSNLPYYATHGFGARPYNATSFDAYVLEGTAPALPESKRLYYKLLKVGIKPVFITGRTEDKRAITVANLRSQGISGWMNLTLKQPGFHGSAISYKSAERKKLQDAGYVIVGNIGDQWSDLLGAPEGARTFKLPDPLYYIG from the exons ATGGCGATGGCAAGGGTGCCCATCCTGGTCGCCGTTGCTCTCGTGGCCGCGGCAGCCTCCTGCAGCGCGTGGGAGCCCACCATCCGGATGGCCACTGCCGTCGACGACGCCGTGGCGCCACTCATCCACGCACTGCGCCCGCTGCTGGGCTCCAGCGGAGAGCTCGGCAGCCGCGGCGGCGTGCCGTGCGACAGCTGGAGGCTGGGCGTGGAGGCGTACAACGTGCGTGACTGGAAGACGGTCCCCGCCAACTGCGAGGGCTACGTGGGGCACTACATGCTCGGCAGCCACTTCCGGCGCGACTCCAAGGTCGTCATCGACCAGGCCATCGCCTACGTCGACAGCCTCAAGCTCGCCGGCAACGGCAAGGAGGTGTGGGTCTTCGACATCGACGAGACCACGCTCTCCAACCTCCCTTACTACGCCACGCACGGCTTTGG GGCTAGGCCATACAACGCGACGAGCTTCGACGCGTACGTGCTGGAGGGGACCGCGCCGGCGCTGCCGGAGAGTAAGCGGCTGTACTACAAGCTGCTCAAGGTCGGCATCAAGCCGGTGTTCATCACAGGCCGGACGGAAGACAAGAGGGCGATCACCGTGGCCAACCTCCGCAGCCAGGGCATCTCCGGGTGGATGAACCTGACGCTCAAGCAGCCCGGGTTCCATGGCTCCGCGATATCCTACAAGTCCGCCGAGAGGAAGAAGCTGCAGGACGCCGGGTACGTCATCGTTGGCAACATCGGCGACCAGTGGAGCGACCTCCTTGGCGCGCCAGAGGGAGCTCGTACCTTCAAGCTGCCTGACCCCCTGTACTACATCGGCTAA